The proteins below come from a single Juglans regia cultivar Chandler chromosome 12, Walnut 2.0, whole genome shotgun sequence genomic window:
- the LOC109001503 gene encoding uncharacterized protein C594.04c-like: MGLGGNRGASANLKNAVIAFLAPLPSIIFYLSFLNHHYRITASGSDADWLSQAPLWTWSYRHPLLLANAFFFLNVNLLFWLIGHIQNSHWMIDLYWTVIPVMLVHYYATHPLAHYDWWRSRIAILMTWVWGLRLTHNYFRREGWQWGAREDWRFTDMRQQYGKHWWWVSFFAVYLCQQVFLIGVSLPLYVVHSINKPLNIWDFIAVIVSVCGIIVAYYADTQLHEFVTMNAMLKDHGKPMVPNLDKGLWKYSRHPNYFGEQLWWWGLVIFAWNLGHGWTFFGALINSICLAYVTKLVEDRMVKQDYRAEAYRLYQKTTSVWVPWFRSSAIGGKDKST; this comes from the exons ATGGGTTTAGGTGGAAATCGTGGTGCTTCTGCTAACTTGAAAAATGCCGTGATAGCCTTTTTAGCTCCCCTTCCCTCCATAATCTTCTACCTCTCATTCCTTAACCACCATTATCGTATTACTGCTTCTGGTAGTGACGCTGATTGGCTCTCTCAGGCTCCTCTTTGGACATGGAGCTATCGCCACCCTCTCCTATTGGCCAACGCCTTTTTCTTCCTCAACGTCAATTTGCTCTTCTGGCTCATCGGTCATATCCAGAACAGCCACTGG ATGATAGATTTGTATTGGACGGTAATACCAGTGATGCTTGTTCATTACTATGCAACTCACCCTTTGGCTCATTATGACTGGTGGAGGTCGAGGATTGCAATCTTGATGACTTGGGTGTGGGGTCTAAGGCTAACCCATAACTACTTCAGGCGTGAAGGCTGGCAGTGGGGCGCAAGGGAGGATTGGAGGTTCACAGATATGCGCCAACAGTACGGCAAACACTGGTGGTGGGTTTCCTTTTTCGCTGTCTACCTCTGTCAACAG GTGTTTCTGATTGGAGTAAGCCTCCCATTATATGTTGTCCACTCGATCAATAAGCCATTGAACATCTGGGATTTTATTGCCGTCATTGTCTCTGTGTGTGGAATCATTGTCGCTTACTATGCAGACACGCAACTCCATGAATTTGTGACTATGAACGCCATGCTAAAGGATCATGGGAAGCCAATGGTACCTAACCTGGACAAGGGCTTGTGGAAATACTCCCGGCATCCAAACTACTTTGGAGAGCAGTTGTGGTGGTGGGGACTGGTTATATTTGCGTGGAACCTCGGACATGGATGGACCTTTTTCGGAGCACTCATCAATAGTATATGCTTAGCTTACGTGACTAAGCTTGTGGAGGACCGGATGGTGAAGCAAGATTACAGAGCTGAGGCTTACAGACTGTACCAGAAGACAACTTCCGTGTGGGTACCTTGGTTCAGGTCATCCGCCATAGGAGGAAAAGATAAAAGCACTTGA
- the LOC109001512 gene encoding transcription factor 25, giving the protein MSARLLKRVLKEQQQQQRLQQLPREEEEDEDEEEEEQLNGNRSESSSSGPPSSINPFHLLCDEDDPEQGDDSEVVDETLKLNITEQEPSLMESNVDMLVTSSHKSKKKKKKRGKGGSLSSADNVEKPLDMILETLSLEVEGKSSSNDGVPGKAKATNVKTGDKLVKQYVPSILRVDPKYLNAENELRRIFGSKVVKSFEKNSQAGSSRQIRGGRFGSHSHRKTVLVTPSDYWPRWDSSLSMEFLETKDGYHYFRYVHLPSYDQAQKSFEAAQAIHDLNSIASILLHHPYHIDSLITMAEYLKFVGEHQKSADATAKSLYALECAWHPMFTPLQGNCQLKFSHKTNKLLFTSLFTHMRNMDRRGCHRSALEVCKLLLSLDSDDPMGAIFCIDYLSLRAEEYAWLEQFSEDYKSDNSLWLFPNFSYSLAISRFYLEQQHFSKDNHADSSNSTSNDLMKQALMLHPSILKKLVAKAPLKDKVWIDIVKHSFFRSDQTGIPSLDHLINIYVERNYIIWRLPELQKLLKDAAKLVIETMETNESDANDWACVRKEAFPSEKNEYGHLLVSDFSDSVPSIPPENLQNFIGDPRMRGLAQDEDQVANQPGNGHAPRDVANRNALAVLFESMLPWVHYGDEDDGGAD; this is encoded by the exons ATGTCGGCTCGGTTGCTGAAAAGGGTTTTGAAAGAACAACAGCAGCAACAGAGACTGCAGCAGCTTCCCCGcgaagaggaggaagatgaagatgaagaagaggaggagcaGCTGAATGGAAATCGATCTGAATCCTCCAGTTCAGGCCCTCCTTCCTCAATCAATCCCTTCCACCTTCTATGCGACGAAGATGACCCTGAACAG GGGGATGATTCGGAAGTCGTTGACGAAACCTTGAAGCTAAATATTACTGAACAAGAACCTTCACTGATGGAAAGTAACGTTGATATGCTTGTGACATCCAGTCacaagtcaaagaaaaagaagaagaagagagggaagGGTGGCTCTTTGTCGAGTGCAGATAATGTTGAAAAGCCCTTGGATATGATCTTAGAAACTCTCTCTTTAGAAGTGGAGGGTAAATCTTCTAGTAACGATGGTGTCCCTGGAAAAGCCAAAGCCACGAATGTGAAGACTGGTGACAAACTGGTGAAACAATACGTGCCCTCAATATTACGCGTGGATCCCAAATATTTGAATGCTGAAAATGAACTTCGAAGAATATTTGGTTCTAAAGTGGTGAAATCGTTTGAGAAAAATAGTCAAGCTGGCAGTTCTAGACAGATACGGGGTGGACGATTTGGAAGCCATAGTCATAGAAAGACTGTTCTTGTCACGCCTTCAGACTATTGGCCTCGCTGGGATAGTTCTTTGTCCATGGAATTTCTGGAAACAAAGGATGGGTACCACTACTTTAG ATATGTACACTTGCCATCCTATGATCAAGCTCAAAAATCATTTGAAGCTGCCCAAGCTATTCATGATCTTAATAGTATTGCAAGCATTTTGTTGCACCATCCTTATCACATAGATTCACTGATAACAATGGCGGAATATTTAAAGTTTGTGGGTGAACATCAAAAGTCAGCAGATGCCACAGCAAAGAGTTTATATGCCTTGGAATGTGCATGGCATCCTATGTTCACTCCCTTGCAGGGTAATTGCCAATTGAAATTCAGCCATAAAACCAACAAACTGCTATTCACATCACTTTTCACTCACATGAGAAATATGGACAGACGAGGCTGTCATCGATCTGCTCTGGAAGTTTGTAAACTGTTGCTATCATTGGATTCTGACGATCCAATGGGTGCCATTTTTTGCATTGACTACTTATCGTTGAGGGCAGAGGAATATGCATGGTTGGAACAGTTCTCTGAGGACTATAAAAGTGACAACTCCTTGTGGTTGTTTCCAAATTTCTCATATTCACTTGCCATTAGCAGGTTTTATCTTGAGCAACAGCACTTCTCAAAAGACAATCATGCGGATTCTTCAAATTCTACTTCAAATGATCTTATGAAGCAGGCTTTGATGCTTCACCCTTCTATCCTAAAGAAACTTGTTGCAAAGGCACCTTTGAAGGATAAAGTATGGATAGATATAGTCAAGCATTCTTTCTTCCGATCAGATCAAACAGGAATACCATCCTTAGATCAtttgatcaatatatatgtagagaGGAATTACATTATTTGGAGGCTTCCAGAACTGCAAAAACTGCTCAAGGACGCGGCAAAACTGGTGATCGAGACAATGGAAACTAATGAGAGTGATGCCAATGATTGGGCTTGTGTCAGAAAAGAAGCATTCCCATCTGAGAAGAATGA GTATGGCCATTTGTTGGTTTCAGATTTCTCAGATTCAGTGCCATCGATTCCACCTGAAAACCTTCAAAACTTTATTGGTGACCCAAGGATGAGGGGGCTTGCACAGGATGAAGACCAAGTTGCCAATCAACCTGGCAACGGCCATGCTCCTCGTGATGTTGCAAATCGGAATGCACTGGCTGTCTTGTTTGAGTCAATGCTACCATGGGTTCATTATGGGGACGAAGACGACGGAGGCGCTGATTGA